CTAGAAATAGAATAATCAAAAGATTAATTTAGAAAATGCATCCTAAACAATCTAAAAATTACCCATAAACATTAGATATATGAAAGACAACCGACTAGTGACTAAAATTCCAAATAAATTGTATATTCAATACCAGAACATAAAATTCATccctaatcaataaaaatcagcTACACATGAGATTCCTAAAATgcataaaaatatataaagaagaagaaaagcaaaTAATAAAGTAACCACGATTTTCCCCCGTAATGAGAGAACCATAATCCTCTGTGCTAGCCTTCTTTTTTCTCCTCGTGTTGTATAGAAAATTGTGTGTGAAAGTTATATCTAGGCTCCCCTTTATATAAGCTTTTGTAACAACTAGGAAACCTGATAACTATCAAGTATTTCCACCTCCTCTTGATCCTTATCCAATTAGAATACTTAACCTCCTTAGAAtcaatcaaaaaccctaattttcacgtCCATAGCAAGCCCAAAACGCATCCCTCCTATTTCTTTTCTCGCAGACCCTGTAAGGCCCAATAGAAACCAAATCCAAGTTGGTTTCACTGTTTaactcgtaacttcttcgtccgaattcggaatgacctcattctttttgtgttgccttcgtatttcaattctcttcaagctTGAGCTTTAAAATTATTGATTTAAAAGAGTTTAATTTGGTGTTGGCCCTTTTTCTTTTGTGGAACTTGACCTCTTTGTCCATTTTATGTCGCAATGTACTATTTTCTTAGCTTTAGACACTTTGATACTTGGAGTACTTCACTTCTTAGCTCTTTTGTAGCGGATTTCACTCTTAttgggatgattcacctaatataaataaataaaagaaaacattGGTAATAACAAGGTAGAATGCAAGAATTGTAACAAATGTTGGGATGGATTTGACACTAAAATCATGTAAGTTATGCACTTATCAGATGTTCTTTTAAGAGTGAAAGGTAAACCACGAGGAGAATGATATTCACCCCAAACCTAAAGTTGTCAATGTCCTTGGACAAATTAGTCATAATTTActtaatttctaaattatcagatTTAAGAAAATGGTTATTTATTTCATCTAGATTGTAATCAGGTGGTTTGCATTTACTCATATTATCATCTTCGCCAGACACTATTATCCTTGAGTCGTTAAACTCGAAAACACCACTCGCaagataaactcgttcctctaaaccatcatcggcttcATAATAACAGGGAAATATTACACCATCTTTATTCTGGGATTCATGTGTTATCCGTTGTCTGTCCGCGCCTTATGCTAGCACTTCCTTTTCGCtatcttcgttttcttcttctattaTTACCTGGTCGAAATCAGTGGGCTGGTTAGCCGCTTGATTTCTTAGCGTGATTGAGCTGGTGCTTCCTGGgtgtgtcatggtgagctaggcacgagcctctgGTTGTGGTCGCCAAATGCTGAGGGGTGAAAATgattttggttctacccgtcctagctacaccaaaTAACTCCACTTTCTAGGAATAGTATCAGAGAGATTTTACTTTCCATTGTACTATGtacctccttttatagactttcccaaAAACCCTTCCTTttctgacatcatgccacatgtcctaaacctccttaattaccacGAATGTCACtccttctctaatacaacctccTTCTTCTCCCTTAATTCTCTCCTTGTCCTTTTCTCCTTATAAATActtcttagtggacttgggctttagtcccccaAGTCCCCTTTGTTTATGTTGGATTTGGCACCCTTTCAGGGGCTCCCTAACTCTGTTAAGGGATGataattttcatgtatcaacaaagaTTTTTGGATTGGAAAGAAATACGCCTTCTTTTGTTGTTGGTTTGTTAACGGACTCAGATTTGTTAAGCCCTAATTATTTTTTGTCAATAGATATCTgcttaccaaaaataaaaaacttaaatcaATCTCTCACTTTTCGAAAAGAGACAAAAAATAATCAATCTCTCAAGTTATTGCTTCATCAATAAGAAAACCaagatcaaaaatcaaaacaaacatggACAAACATCCGAATCTTTCTTGCAGAAATGGTCCTAAAAATGTTAGAGCTACTGTATTTTGAAATTGTCCCATCATATTtctttgagtttgactaggaacaTGTTAGTATccattctttgttttcttctacCATAATATACCATATACTACGGTTTTCATCAACCATACAATGTTAGATTCCATTTTTTATGTTCGCAAATCTAAtctaacacaaacattaacaattactttggatGAACAAGATTATATAAAAATGACCTAGAAATTCTTGTTGTCTATTACAAATATCTTCAAACCCCAACAACCATTGAACTACAAATCGGTAGTATTCTATGTACAAAAAAAACATAGTGATGACCACTCAATAACCATATATCCATCCAAATTTTGGCAATAGATTATTCTCCCTATATTAGTAGAGATGCTTTTTTCACATAACTCCATCAATATCTTTTTTCTTTcactttaaagaaaaaattaggtCTAATTATTGGGTAACCTACACTACTACTACTACCTTTAACTCATGACCCTACAAtcttaaagaaaaacaaaaatgtccaaaagttaTTTCTTTGTGATAGACACCATCACCACCAAAGATTGACACTATCAAAATCCTATATACGTCTATATATAGAGAGGAACTAGAGAACATGACATTCAAAACCTTGTTCTTAACCACTTTCCCCTTCTACCTAGCTTGATTCCAATCCATGCATGGCTCCTTCAGTTGAACTTCGGCAAGGTTAGCAGATAGTTCTTGGGCATCAGAATCTAGAAACCATCTTGGTCACCACGAGAGTTAAGATATGAGGCACATCATATCGTCGATAAGAAGAAACTTCAAGAACTTGAGGAAGAGTTCAAGGGTTGGTGACGAAAACATGATTAGAAATGGAAACATAATTGAGGTACCCATGTTTGATAACGTCGTTTTTAGAAGACGGCATCATCATCAACTAAATGGGTTTTCGTCGATTTTATATGGCATTATCAAGGCTCCATTCGCTATTTTGTCCGGTGCAGTATCTTATTATCCTCAAGCTAATGGTGTTGATGGTGCATGGGCGATGTCTGGTGAATTCGGTAGGATGTCCGAGATGAATAATCTCATGATAAATGATAGTATGCGATATGCAATTTATATGTAGAACTTAGTAGTAGAAAGAATGCATTATAGGTCTCTTTTTGAACTTCGAACGGTTCTGGTTAGTAAACCATGCATGATTGAGATATATATATGTACCGTGTTAATTAGAGGAGACTCCATTGATACGAATAAAACTAGTATGGTGACACTCTTATAATATGGTTATGATGCTGATTAAATTTGATAATTCTAGTTTAGCACCAGGTTATGAAAACTGTTTTTCGTCCGTGGTAAGTATTGGTTATATTCCAGACAAGTTTGATCTTAAGCAGTAGATATAGCCACTTAACGATTTTGTTATCCTTGAAAGATGTCTACATTATAAAGACAAATCAAGATGGTCAAAGTCTCGTTTGTCCAATGAGATTAGAGAACTGTAAACCGTACGTTCACAGACTTGGGAGTAAAATTCCTTCTGTCAAACGAAAAGCTGACATATCTCGCCCTCGAGGTGAAATTATATGATGGTCGTCGAAACAACCGACGAACGACGAAAGGGCAGAGGAAACAaacttttttccttttccttgatgaCTACAAGAAATTGCATACGCACTTGGACTGACGCTTTTTCTTTTCGATTTATCTAAGCCAGTTAACCTCTATAGTTGCATCCAGACACGATCTAAAGCTTTCCAGGAGGTTTCTAGCAACTTCATAGATATAATATATTAACTCGACCAACTCGCCTTGTAATTAGTTCatcctgattaagaaattaagAAAACGAAGAAATTGATGCCGGTGTTGACATTGACAAGTGACATTCTTGGCTCACAATCGAGTTTCGAAGGACAAAGACTTGCGCTATTGGCATCATTATTGATTTGCTCGAAGCCTTGCTAGCGTATATGTAAGTTGCTGCGCACAAAAGATAATCTAAGGCCAGTTTTGATTCTCACTACAAGTACTCGCcttgttttctttttatatatTCTCCCATTTTGTATCTTTTAGTTTGTCTTTGGTGACAACTTGGGATATTGGATGGCTGGGGGGActgtttcttttagtttttgtCTTTGGTGACAACTTGGGATATTGGATGGTCGGGGGTATTTCCATTTTGGCCATGTTTATAGTATTTTATAGACAGCGGAAGAAGTATGCATTATGTCCAAAAGCTTCGCACGTCGGTCAACCATAATTCCAACTATTGGGTCTTTTCGCGGAACAGCAAATTATCCAACATCATGATGCATATAAGATATACAAGCAGAGCTGTCTTTGGCTGTTTAAACCAACTATGGAATCCCACGATTGGTTCAATTGATGGGAATGGGACCATGGGAGACCCAAGAGCATGCTTTTAGCTATACGTACAAACCCAGAGCTTCATACATCGTCCGGAAAAGTACTAAAACACTACACCCTGAAAataatctaatcataatcatttagaGGATCCATTCACCCACTAGAtgaaactaaaactaaaaattaaaatctaaaagaaaCCCATACAGCTCTTTGCTCACCTTTTCTTTTATAAATAAGAAAGCAAAATTACTTTAAGGCTTAATTATTGATTATGGAGATTTTATGAGATTAAAATTGATCAAAGATAAGTGAGAGAAGCACAACTACCATTAATAACAAATTGATTGATAGGTGCACTCAACTTGCTGATTTCTCTTCTTTTCTAGGTTTATCTTCTTATCTCTCTTTATTGGATGAAGATGGTTTTAACTTTTTCCTTGTAGTGCTTAATACTAATCTCATCCGCACATTTTCATCCCTCTCTCTTTAAAAACTTGGAAAAGAAAGTAAGATTATCATGGTGCCTAATtgaaaataattgaacaactttgATGTTGATTAcccacaaaaacaaaaaaatctcaTTATCAATTTTCTTTAAAACATGCAACATATTTATCATCTTAGAAGATGTCTTTCTAACCTTTCACAATCTCCTTCCTTTCCTGGAGCAGTTTCTCATTTCCTTTCTCGAGTGCAAGGGCCAAAATTAAGTTTATCCTTGCAATGAAGATGTTTCCGTGGAAGTCTTTGGAGGATAAACGACCAAGGTCTCGTAAGGTGATTTACACTAAGAGTAAATGAACTATCAGATTTCAGATATTCTATTATGTTTGGTCTGACAACGTCAAGATTTCAAATGATTATCTTAGTGGTTTGTCCTGAGACTCTAGAGAATGAGTAGTGTTGGCATATTTAAGTACATAACTACTCAGTATATGTATACAAAATAGTGATCGTTAAAAGAACATAGATACCATCTAGGCAGATAAAGTATGTAGAACACGAACGGAATAACAAGATGGATCTCTCAAGTGATTCTAAGGGAATTTTGCGAGAAAATGAAAGCAATAGGGAGTCTATATGTGTTACCTTGCTGCTGCTTCTGAACTCATCTCTTTTATGGTTTCTTCTTTAAATACACTGAGCTTGCCCTCTGGAAAGTCACATTTTTGAATAGGGATTCCGAGCTGTTTATGCAGTTTTTTCATAATGAACACCTCTGACTCTTCGCACATTGAAACAACAGAACCTTTTCGACCAAGTCGACCTGCACGTCCAGCTCGATGCGCATAGTGAATTGAGTCGGTGGGCAGGTCGAGATTCACCACTAGATCACATTGCGCCACATCCAAACCCCTAGCTGATAACTCATTTGTGACCAGAACTCTCAGTTCCCCGTTCTTGAACTTCTTCAAAGTTGTTGACCTGGCTAACTT
This is a stretch of genomic DNA from Papaver somniferum cultivar HN1 chromosome 1, ASM357369v1, whole genome shotgun sequence. It encodes these proteins:
- the LOC113351579 gene encoding uncharacterized protein LOC113351579 — its product is MRHIISSIRRNFKNLRKSSRVGDENMIRNGNIIEVPMFDNVVFRRRHHHQLNGFSSILYGIIKAPFAILSGAVSYYPQANGVDGAWAMSGEFGRMSEMNNLMINDSMRYAIYM